The window AGTTTCGGTGTTTTTGGTACCAGATAAAATGCTTTTCGTAAATTTGGTAAGTCGATGTCTTTATTAAAGCTTATTGCACACCAAATGCAGAAATAATGACAATTAATCAACGTCTAATTGGTGAGCAAAGGCTGTGTTGAAGGGTTTTCTTAAAATAGAAAACAATTCAATGGTGCTACTGATTAGCACTGCGTTTGTTCAGTTCACAGTTAAAACGACAGCATGTTATACCCGGAAATCTTGGTATCGTTTTTGTCGGGTGATACCAGGTTGTCTCCTATGTAATAGAGTAATATTTCGCAAATATTTATCGTATTAGATAtcgatgttttggtgtgtagcaTCGTAGGTTATTTTTACGAGATTTTCTGTACTTCGGACCAGCTTGTTGGGCGAGTCAACATACAAAGAACGAGTAAAAACTTCGCGATAATAAACGCCGAAACGTCTAATAAGTGATTTATtatccagttttttttttttttgcaaacagagattttatgaaaagaaaaacctttttagACTGAGAGTTTTTACATAAAGCGTGCGGTGAAAAATTGTGAACAGATTGGTTTTGCAACTGTACAAATAATTAAATGGTCAATATCTTAAACTTTTTTGTTCTCGTCTCGCACGATAATGGCTTGTACGCACTGTATGATCACGTCAAGAGGTGAATCCACTTTACATCACGTTCGTACAGAATAAGGGGCGATGAATAGGCCGtcaatttccgagttcatgtctgcctcctcttcaaagcgagtccaagtgcgaattttttgtgatggtaattagttctactttacatttgaacgaaaactaattttcataagaacagcttcgcacttaaactcgctttaaagaggaggcagacatgagctcggaaatggcctattgccttTGGTCCGGGAAACGTCACGGAATTCTGTATTCATTGTAGAGTGGGAACCCCGCTACGACCTGTGGCAGAtgaactggaaaacaaaacgtctCCATAGTCAGAAACTATATTGCTTTGTACAACATTGTTCATCAAGAAGTTCTTGACAAGAGGCATGagcttggaaatggcctatttctttGCCTGATTGTAAATACATTTTCTCTCTTTCAGTTTGGATGCTTTGTAGCTATATCCTTCATGTTATACCTCCACCAATTTTCCCTCTCTCTGTGGATCGGCACTGGGGTCTTTGGTTTGTTCATGAGTTCGGTATTCCCAACCACCCTGTCCATGGCGGAGCACTATATCGATGTCACAGGTACAATTGATTCTAAACTCAACTTTCCCATCTTCTCGGTTATCAAGAAAGGATGAGGTAAGGAAGGGGACGGATCCTTCATACATGCGCCTCTCAGTccaatgatagtttttttttaaatctaattTTAGCAACGCAGTTATTttaagggtgtgttcgatttgaccctattccggaataaaaatacgtggagtgatgattaaataAAGGTATGTTTGACGTTTTGGGGCAACAAGCATTAGCATTTTGGCAGgcgtttgacaattttaatgtggaTCTCCGTACAAACAAAGTAATTCTAACTTcaattccatgtattcctatttcggAATACGGTAAATCGAACTCACCCTAAGGGcgcatttttttattaaaaattctGGAATGAGAATGGCCAGAATGTAAAATGCGTTAGTTTTTCTATTCcgcattcctattccggaatggaCAAAACACCATTCTATTCTTTCTGCTCCCAGGGGCAGAATAAACAGAATGTTGCGAatgaaaatccaagatggctgaCGGCGAGATGAGCGTTGCGGATTCAAATACGTCTAAACCGGAGAAAAAAATCAGGTTACACTTTTGGAAACAATTAAACATTACTTATAATTTCATTGTACCAAAAGTACGAGGTATTTTTCAGTAATGTTTCGTACAAGAAAAAGGCAATTTGGCAAATGTATTTTGCAAATATCCTTTGTATATGGGACTGCCAAAACATTCGGCAAATCCAAAACAGTCTCCCTATTTTCTTCCTCGTCTTTATTTACCAGGAAAATTCCTACGATAATGACTGCAATGCAGTGGCAGCCTCTTCatcggccgccatatttgttacgCAATGTTTACTCTTGCCAGGACCGCGCACCTCGACGGGCGTTTTTTAATTTATGCAGACAATCCGAATTATTCCTAGCATTCCGTACCAAcaattcttattccagaattgTGGATAAAAAATGCGCCCTAAGATTGCCgggccagttgtaatgacgtaatataattttaaatatgcgcggcattgggaacgaCAGTTTAAAATTGCTCAGTGAAACTAAGAGTAGATTTTAAAATCTATGAACTACCTCATCCTTTCTTTCGGTTATGTATTACCGTAATGGTGGGGTTTTTATAATTTGAAGTTTATGGTGAGGTGTGTATGAAGGAGCATGCCAAAAACTGAAAAGAGCCAGGGGGGTGTAGTTTTATCAAGTGCCATGCAGTTGTACCCAGGACCACTGATTCACAAAGAGAGCAAGATTCACGAAGGGCATCCGCTTTCAAATTAACCACCCAAATCATTTAGCCATGATTCATGGTTAAAATTTAGCAGAATGCGGAAAATATCggtgaaaaattgaaatttcagtCAGTATGCCTTCGTCTTGTTAGGTTCCATAACAAGCATTCTGATTGTTAGTTCTGCTTCTGGTGAGATGGTTTTCCCACTTCTAGTTGGCAAGGTAGGGTGTTGGCAGTTGGGACGATTCAGTTGAGTGAATAAAACCATTATGTAAGCATTTCATACTTGAGACGAATATCAGTTCCTGAAGCATATTCAAATTCTTAAACAGTTCAGAGAATTAAAATGATCGCTCGTTTCTCCCACTAAGAGTACGACTTTGATAATCTAATTTCATGCAATCTTGGCTCAAGATTAAAGTTTCCGTGGTGTTTCCGAACCAAGCAGAATCTTGCGTTTTTGACTCACGGCATGGAAGGGGGCTATACGCGCCGTTAGGTTTATCAAATAAGGGGAAGatcaaaatttcagttcacCTGACTGAAGTTGGATCCACTTCATTGATTTCGACTACTCAAAAATTCCATAACCAGTAGGATTGGTGACAAGTAGAATTAATTGATAATGCGATTCCATGCAATCTTGATTTAAGTTTCGTTGGTATTTCCGATTTTCAGGCCTTTACCAGAGACGGCCCCTACTCATTTCTGGTAATCGGGTTCTTGATTTGTACGTTTGCTCTTATTGTGTTCTTGTTCCTGCGCATGGCCGCCAAGACCCAAATGAATCAATCAGGTTGGTAGATATGTAACCACGCGAAAGATAGATTTAACAACTCTTCCGCTGAAGCATCAATTTATGACTCAgacaattccggtccaaaacggcttttgacggcctttttttctcagagctgcaaaaatgttttcagctcgctttgttactgacgcgttccttgaccatattaggtacagcaggtaaaTGAACTGGTAACCTGTGTCcggcaagccaatgaaaatgctggaaatctgatatccgtagttcagtttttagtAAATGCGAATATACATGTGCCAATTGTGGTAAACTCCTGCGCACGATCAAAGTGCAGCAAGACCATCAATGCGGGTGTAGTCCATGTCCGTCGTGCCACGAAACATTGGATCTGCGTGAGCATCACGTGTTGTATACATTcctttcattcatcgagtccttcacgggaACGGTTAacacatacaccttattccaaacgTAAAATTCTAAAGAACATTTAaacttgaaagcgaggccataagggccaatttgcgtggaaacaaaactaaatactaaaatggcggccattttggaataaggtgtacgaGCCCTAAAAatttgacctgctcccaactgggTGTTTTCATAggtcagttggtagagcattgcatcggtATCGCAGAGGTTATGGATTAGAATCCCATGGGTTGAAGCCACCCGAATTTTCCAAATGTCAAAAAGAGacaaattgcttaaattgtcaagaTAAGTGTCAGGATTACTACGCAGACGAAGTTTCTAAAAAAATCACGTTTTATCCCACTGGCATCGTATATCACAAAAAAATGCTAAATGCAAGAAATTAAAGTCCTATGCATAAATAGTGTAAATACCATTCTCAATTTTCACTCAGTTGACCAGCGGCCTTAACTTTTCACCGGAAGAAGAATAAAGTTTATTTCATGTATTCAAACGAGAATAATAACTTGAGACTAACATGAACGCCACAACATCATGTAACAACAAACTACAGATTTTAAATTTATGCACCGGAGGACTTCCACCAAAGGCGAATATTATTTCCCTATTGCAGTACACGACCTTTACCGCGCAGGCGCCAAACGTCTGTGTCACTGTAACCAGGCCTCTGACGACTGTGAGTACGCTCCGCTGATCACTTCCGAAgccgaagaagaagaagcagaagaGACGGGAAAAGATGGACCAATCAGCGCAATGCAAGCCCAGAGAGTGGTTGAACTGCAAAGTTGACAAAATTAATCTCAAAAAAGATGAAATTAGTCGGAATTCGTCTTTCAAATGATAAATATAACTGTTGTAGGATATTATAATGTGTTTTTTAAAGAGTGAGTAGCTGAAGTTGATCAATGTTATAaatcaagagaggatgaggtaagtgAACGGATGTCCATTCACcatcttagtttttaaaatccatttttagtttcgcaaagctattttaagttctcgttaCCAATGCCGCGCATATTTGAAATTTCATTGCGccattacaactggccaatcaggtgcctcgCTAAAAATCTTTGGAAGAGGTCCATGTATAGGGAATCCGTCGTCTTACGTCATCCTCTCTTGTCCGGAGCCCATGAGTATGAGTTGGCCTCCCCCATACAACCCCTATGAGTCatcctttctatttttagaacgctgGGAGTTCTTCCGCTCTGCGCGCACTGTTTAGTATGCGGGCCAATCAAAATAAAGTAATTTtgaaacgaagacaaaaatagcacaaACAATGTATGCTAATTGTTTAAACTGATATGAAGTGTTTTCACGTAACGttacggcggccatgttagtgtccctaaacaaaggaacggcgaccatgttggtggaaCCAACGAATCCTCCGGGGATTGGggtctattatcatgcaaacgttttgttTTGCCCGCAACCCGGCACACCGCGCCCCAGCTTTTCCACCAAACCAAATGTCAGCTGGagtttttacaatgactgcaaaattctcgttcgcccattggctaatttttattgtcaataagcggacagacacaaatttataatttatacgATATTGACGCGATATTCCTCgtgtcagattgaagtttctcgcatttttgtctcgcgttcttctcgtgttttgtcTTAATATTGAGCCCCCTGCCTTTTtcttattgtaaaaaacaaattgatgttagtttttcatgcgtctgtcctgtatTGAcgatgaatttcgtcataattttgtcaaagtagtctgcggatctacagctactttgacaatgttatgacgaaattcatgatcaataacaggacagacgcattaAAAACTAACATGAATTTGTTAAATGGCCTCCTcgaatgagctctaaacttgagcccgtgatatggtcacgtgatactggtcacattggcatacatggagggtggacgtacggtcatactgtgaccaaaaccaaactttcagatgggttaccatgttttcttaactatggtgctccgagctccgctaaaaatgaAGAAATTGGAACTAGAAATTGACATTTTGAAGGAGAAGCGGCTGCTAATAATACTCAGTCATCCTAAAATCACATTTGATGAACAGGGTTTTGTTAAGCCGTGATTAGTCTGAGTGATCTGGTAGTAAACGCGTGGTCTTAAGTAAAGATTGATTTTGATGTACATATAtaccttaaggtgattccctggttttgcattgcacaACCCTACTGCACATAATGTCTATCGTCACTGGCGCGCGCATTATctcgcgcacattgataaaatggcggattttcattgaagccaagcttaatctgtcaaggaatcgTCATcttctcctgaacgagcacggtgacgccccccccccccccccctcccctttttaaTGGTGCTATGTACTCGTAAAAGGTACACTGAAAGcatattttaagaaaaaaaaaagttggatagtagaagttgtagtatttgaATAAAGGCATGCtatgcgaaaacaagcacggtgacccatctttttattgcattttttgaatgccctgtgcatgaatatcaattgtaccaagtttgacaaaaatttggatagtacgtcattttcaagggaattccCTTAAACCTGCAAGTTTCCTAACTCTAACAAAATCCCTCTTGGTGGCACAAAAAGCCTTATAAGGTGCCTCATAATGTCCTCCTCCTTTTTTGCAACAAACCAATTTGTGGCACTTCTCAAAGGGGTACCAACAAAAATAATGGATGTCTTTTCCACCACATCTGTCAATCCAGTGCCAGCTGTTGACAATtcaagcaatagaggacttttttcgtgtttacatagcctcatcttaaacacaagggggagttgggagaattcgagacagtaaGTTatggaaaaagtcctctattgcttttaatttatatttctcaaaaataattcgacatgtacaaatgaaggaaattggtggtttttttttacttcttgaatgaaacattttcttgatacacgacCAAATTTCCTGCCAGCCAACCAAAACgcacgtctgacaacacataaccaatcaaaattgtgtgatgtcacagtcATTTTACACGCTCTCATCTAAATTCAAAACGGCTATTGACCAATAAGACtgtgcgtactatcctaattattttataacagGTATTACACTTTAAAACAGTAGTCATGCATCTATTGTCGTATATCTGGAGCTAACAGCTGCTTCTTTTTTCGTAGTAACGAATGTTTTATGCTGCAGTATTCGTAACACACTGTATTACAGGGCCCGAGGCTTTTTTGGAATGAACTATATGTGGGCACAAGATTGAAGGGCAGCAAGCAAGGTTAGAGAGGTTTTGCCTCGCGTCTATGGCAAACGGGAAATATCAGGTTGGAACTGacatcaaagaaacttgtttgatttggCTCAATTTATATTATGCCTGAAATCTACAAATATCGATCAAGTTGTCAAAGTTACAATAAcagaattttcatgttttttttttattgtccaACAGCAACCTGGCGTCTTCCGTTTGCTGCTTGCAAAAGAGTGATAAAACTTTGTATTATTTTACAAGTGTAAACTCGTCGTCTTGTTTATGCTTATGTTACCGCGTGAACCTTGTCAACCTGGCCATAGTAACACGAAGCGTAGACAAAGGCAACCACAGTGCGAGATACTTTCGTATTTTTCTACCAGAGTCCTCTATCTCCATAGGAGCTGTGCTTCTAGGCAAGTAGATTAATCTTCAAGAGAGGTGCAAGGGCAAAGTGACTAATTTGCGACCTTCTAGATTAGTATATAAGACGATAACTTTTCTATCAGAACAACCAAAGTATTGAATAAGTCACAGTAAGAAACGTTTGCTTGATATTCAATTGATGATATAACCTCTTTTTTTAGGGCTTAGTGCGACCAAGGCCACTTGCCATAATTCAGCTGCCGAATtatttgcgagaactcagtaaCCCACCATCTATTTATCGAACAAATAACTTAAAGGCGGCTTGTACAGATCACACAGTTTGGAGAAGAAAGAGGGAGAGGAATCACTTATCGCCTATTTTGCTTTGAACTGAAGGTACGTTTTCATTCACCGATTATCAGTACCGCGAGTGTGAACTTAAGGAAAAGTCAGTCTCTCAGTTTATCCGTTTATGCTCAATGGCACCAAGCAATAGCACTGACCCCGAAGTACAATGTGAATATCACAACGATACGCGCACAGAACAAGTTTTCAAGTTAACTGCCTACTTCATCATCCTGTTTGGCTCTCTAATAGGCAATGTGCTGGTCATACTTGTTGTTGTCTTGAACAGACAAATGCGAACTGTCACAAACTATCTGTTCGTGAACATGGCCGTTGCCGACCTTTTGGTGACAGCTTTTAACATGCCACTCGTAATCAAACTAATAGCGACTCGCAGCATCGACTGGTCTGCCCCTTTGTGCAAGATGTTCCCTTTCGTACAATCACTGTCTTTAGCAGGCTCAGTTTTGACCTTGACAGCTATCTCTATTGACCGTTTCCTAGCTATCATGTTCCCTCTCAAGCGGTACGTAACATTTTCCATAGCACGTATCATGATTGCAGTGGTGTGGATAGTTGGAATCGCCGTCAACTCTCCAATCCTTTACGCCATGAAAATGGTTTTCTACGAACAAGCCCAAGAAAATTACTGCTTGGAGGTATGGACTCCGGTCTTCACAGAAAACGCGGCCAGGGACTTCACAATCGTTCTTTTCCTAGCTTTTTATGTTTTTCCCCTTTTAACTATGTCCGTTTTGTACAGTTTCGTTATTCACAATCTTTGGGTCAGAAAAGTTCCTGGAGTTCAAACGCAATCAAATCAACTTCGCGCTGACAGGTCCAAGAAGAAGGTTCTGAAGATGCTACTCGCAGTTGTGGTGGTTTTTGCACTGTGCTGGCTGCCACTTTACATCGTGCAGTTTATCACATTCTTTGGCCAAGAAACGTTTCCATGTGGTGCCCCGGCCACTTTCGGTTTTGTGGGCTACTTTCTTGGCCATGCAAATAGCGCCATTAATCCGGCCATGTATGCTGCATTTAACAGTCGCTTTCGCAAAGCCTTCAGAGACGTGTTGCTTTGTCGTTGTCGTCGGAACAAAGTACAACACCGCTCTTAGGCTTGTGGCACCTCGCGCCGGTTTGATCATTTGTAAAGTTTTAATTAAGAACTAAATTTCTTTCAAAGGTACATAAAACATTTTCACGGTAAACTCATCATGGGATTGCGTATCATAATGGCTTTTCAAGAAAATCGGGGATAAAtatgtttttgtctttttttttcagctttttaGAGAACTTAAGAAAGACAAAGTTATAGCTTTTTTATTACGTTTTAAATACTCCAATTCACTATTACATCAGTTGGAAATGCCCCTCAATAAATAAGGATTTTCAGTCATTTACCATAAACGACAGCAGGGTCGAAACAGGGCTTTTGCGTCTATGGCAAACGGCAAATATCGCGCTGaaataaatcaaagaaacttgtttaatTCGGCTCATTTTATGCCTGTAACCCCTCAAATATCGATCAAGTTCTCAACGTTACAATAAGacaatttgcatgtttttttttttggtcaaacaGCAACCTGCCGTCTTCCGTTTGCAGCTGCACGTAAAAGAGTGATGATAAAACAGTTACTCTGCCAGTGagaattttataataaaacTCTGTATTATTTTACAAGTGTGAAGGCTGTCTTGTTTATGCTTATGTTACCGTGTGAACCTTGTCAACCTGGCCATAGTAACCACAAAGTTTAGACAAAGGCAACCATTGTGCGAGATACTTTCACATTTTTTACCAAACTCTTCTAATCT of the Montipora capricornis isolate CH-2021 chromosome 7, ASM3666992v2, whole genome shotgun sequence genome contains:
- the LOC138056853 gene encoding QRFP-like peptide receptor yields the protein MAPSNSTDPEVQCEYHNDTRTEQVFKLTAYFIILFGSLIGNVLVILVVVLNRQMRTVTNYLFVNMAVADLLVTAFNMPLVIKLIATRSIDWSAPLCKMFPFVQSLSLAGSVLTLTAISIDRFLAIMFPLKRYVTFSIARIMIAVVWIVGIAVNSPILYAMKMVFYEQAQENYCLEVWTPVFTENAARDFTIVLFLAFYVFPLLTMSVLYSFVIHNLWVRKVPGVQTQSNQLRADRSKKKVLKMLLAVVVVFALCWLPLYIVQFITFFGQETFPCGAPATFGFVGYFLGHANSAINPAMYAAFNSRFRKAFRDVLLCRCRRNKVQHRS